A DNA window from Parabacteroides johnsonii DSM 18315 contains the following coding sequences:
- a CDS encoding site-specific integrase gives MASIKVKYRPSATNGKEGSIYYQVIHRRTVRQIGTDFRVFDAEWNKEASSVRIMPETSENRKRYLHSVAEHIGWDIRRLQAIIAQCDRQGGKYSADNIIEKFNGQMDGQSLFGFMQGIIGQLKQLGKVRTSETYTAALTSFMKFREGQDILLCEIDSDTMMLYEAWLKSKEICPNSTSFYMRILRAVYNRAVEKELTEQKYPFKHVYTGISKTVKRALPLKAIKRIKELDLTLKPHLDYARDMFLFSFYTRGMSFIDMAYLKKSDLKNGIIIYRRRKTGQQLTIKWEKCMEDIIAKNDGCSTTQYLLPIITNPCADERTQYRNAISRINVALKEVARLAGLNMPLTMHCARHCWASIAKSKNIPLSVISEGMGHDSEETTRIYLASLDTNVVDKANSLILKDL, from the coding sequence ATGGCATCCATCAAGGTAAAATATCGTCCTTCCGCCACAAACGGCAAGGAGGGCAGCATCTACTATCAGGTAATCCACAGGCGAACAGTCCGCCAAATCGGAACGGACTTCCGCGTGTTTGATGCGGAATGGAACAAGGAAGCATCGTCCGTCCGAATCATGCCTGAAACCAGCGAGAACAGGAAACGGTATCTCCACAGCGTTGCGGAACACATCGGTTGGGACATCCGGCGTTTGCAGGCCATCATCGCACAATGCGACAGGCAAGGCGGAAAATACTCCGCAGATAATATCATAGAGAAGTTTAACGGACAGATGGATGGGCAATCGCTATTCGGTTTCATGCAGGGAATTATCGGGCAGTTGAAGCAGCTTGGCAAAGTGCGCACGTCGGAAACCTACACCGCTGCCTTGACCAGTTTTATGAAGTTCCGCGAGGGGCAGGACATTCTTCTGTGCGAGATAGACAGCGATACCATGATGCTTTATGAGGCATGGCTCAAAAGCAAGGAAATCTGCCCCAACAGCACTTCCTTTTATATGCGCATACTCCGTGCCGTCTATAACCGTGCCGTGGAAAAGGAACTGACGGAACAGAAATATCCGTTCAAGCATGTTTACACGGGCATCAGCAAGACAGTGAAACGTGCCCTCCCGTTGAAAGCGATAAAACGCATCAAGGAACTTGACTTGACCTTGAAACCGCATCTGGACTATGCACGGGATATGTTCCTCTTTTCATTCTATACACGCGGAATGTCGTTCATTGACATGGCTTATTTGAAAAAATCGGACTTGAAAAACGGCATCATCATATACCGCAGGAGAAAGACGGGGCAGCAACTGACTATCAAATGGGAGAAATGCATGGAGGACATCATCGCCAAAAACGACGGTTGTTCCACCACCCAATACCTGCTGCCGATAATCACCAACCCATGCGCAGACGAGCGGACGCAGTACCGCAATGCCATCAGCCGTATTAACGTGGCGTTGAAAGAAGTCGCCCGTTTAGCCGGGTTGAATATGCCGCTGACCATGCACTGCGCGCGCCATTGCTGGGCAAGCATCGCCAAGAGCAAGAACATACCGCTTTCGGTCATCAGCGAGGGAATGGGGCACGATTCGGAAGAAACCACGCGCATCTACCTTGCATCGCTTGACACAAACGTGGTGGACAAGGCTAACAGCCTAATCTTAAAAGACTTGTAA
- a CDS encoding relaxase/mobilization nuclease domain-containing protein, translating into MMGDLKKRASFAKLVNYVNNPKKARLIDSKDVRLDNNATIAASMQGQADDKPGRKLKNPVYHISLDFAHEDTPKLTDGLMTEIAREYMKRMGIVNTQYIVCRHTDKEHQHLHIVANRVDNDGNTISDRNDAIRNVAVCKALTREYGLHFSRGKVNVKRDRLRGKDKVKYQIHDAVKAALPHCNSWSELCDRLAKQGIEVNFKLDRRNGNIIGVSFTKDGISFSGSRIDRSMGFFKLDKQFGGRIAEGLEWRNNLYHTRPTAESGTSQTETIYEPDNSFEQTDKAYSTDGHAEASGSGTFADADTNTGIVQVGINALIELCVQPHQAKVSSGGGGGGNESGWSENDKEKNKYKPKKMRR; encoded by the coding sequence ATGATGGGCGACTTGAAGAAACGGGCGAGCTTCGCCAAGCTGGTGAACTATGTGAACAACCCGAAAAAGGCAAGGCTAATAGACAGCAAGGACGTGAGGCTTGACAATAATGCAACCATAGCAGCGAGTATGCAGGGACAGGCTGATGACAAGCCGGGGCGCAAACTGAAAAATCCGGTGTACCACATCTCATTGGACTTCGCCCACGAGGACACGCCCAAGCTGACGGACGGTTTGATGACTGAAATAGCACGTGAGTACATGAAGCGCATGGGCATTGTGAACACCCAATATATTGTATGCCGCCACACCGACAAGGAACACCAGCACTTGCACATCGTGGCCAACAGGGTGGACAATGACGGGAACACCATCAGCGACCGGAACGATGCCATACGCAACGTAGCGGTGTGCAAGGCTCTCACAAGGGAATACGGACTGCACTTTTCCAGAGGCAAGGTGAACGTGAAGCGTGACCGTCTGCGCGGCAAGGACAAGGTGAAATACCAAATCCATGATGCCGTCAAAGCGGCCTTGCCTCATTGTAACAGTTGGTCGGAATTGTGCGATAGGTTGGCCAAGCAGGGCATCGAGGTAAACTTCAAGCTCGACAGGCGTAACGGGAATATCATTGGTGTGTCGTTCACGAAAGATGGAATATCGTTCAGCGGTTCACGGATAGACCGCAGCATGGGCTTTTTTAAGCTGGACAAGCAGTTCGGAGGCCGTATCGCCGAGGGCTTGGAATGGAGAAACAATCTGTACCATACCCGACCAACGGCTGAAAGCGGAACAAGCCAAACGGAAACCATATATGAACCGGACAATTCATTTGAACAGACGGATAAGGCCTATTCTACCGATGGCCATGCAGAAGCATCCGGCAGCGGAACTTTCGCCGATGCCGATACGAACACAGGCATAGTCCAAGTGGGCATCAACGCACTTATCGAGTTGTGCGTCCAACCTCACCAAGCCAAGGTTTCATCCGGCGGTGGAGGTGGAGGAAACGAAAGCGGATGGAGCGAGAATGACAAGGAGAAGAACAAGTATAAACCCAAAAAGATGAGAAGATGA
- a CDS encoding plasmid mobilization protein, whose translation MTEQDNNHKGGRPKAIKGKARTKTISTRLTLAEWKTVMKRIADAGKKPSHFLRELLLHGKVVAARTQEDRQQIRMLEGGCNNLNQLTKMAHQQGFPRTKEKITALLDEFNKIIAGI comes from the coding sequence ATGACAGAACAAGATAACAATCATAAAGGAGGCCGCCCCAAGGCCATAAAGGGCAAGGCGCGGACTAAGACCATATCCACACGGCTCACGCTGGCCGAGTGGAAAACGGTCATGAAACGGATTGCTGATGCAGGCAAGAAGCCGTCGCACTTCCTGCGCGAACTATTGCTTCATGGCAAAGTAGTGGCGGCACGGACACAGGAGGACAGACAGCAGATAAGGATGCTGGAGGGTGGTTGCAATAACCTGAACCAGTTGACGAAGATGGCACATCAACAGGGCTTTCCGAGAACCAAAGAAAAAATCACCGCCCTGCTGGACGAGTTCAACAAAATCATCGCGGGGATATGA